The Pseudomonas protegens genome contains the following window.
TACCACCGAGCCCACGGCGCCGGAGGCCGCGGCCACCACCAGGGTTTCCCCGGCCTGGGGCTGGCCGATGTCCATCAGCCCCATGTAGGCAGTCATGCCGGGCATGCCCAGCACACCCAGGGCCATGGAGGGGCTGGGCAGGCCGGAAGGCACGGGTATCAGGTTGCGGCCATCGCTGATGCAGTGGCTCTGCCAGCCGGTGGCGCCCAGCACCAGATCGCCTTCCTGAAACTTCGGATTCAGCGAGCGTTCGACCCGACTCACCGCGCCACCGGTCATGACCTCATCGATTTCCACCGGTGCGGCATAGGACGGCGCGTCGCTCATGCGTCCACGCATGTAGGGATCCAGGGACAGGTAGAGGGTCTTCAGCAGGACTTGGCCATCGGCCAGCTCCGGCAAGGCGACTCGCTCCAGGCGAAAGTTCTCCGGGACCGGCGCGCCCTGAGGGCGGGAAACCAGCACCACACGCTGGTTGAGGGTCAATGTTTGCGGCATCACAGACACTCCTGTTTCGAGGATTGGAGAGGACGGTATAGGGTGCAGACCCTGAGAGGGCCGTGGCGTTCGATGTTTCTGCGGAAGGGTCCGGGCGGCCTTCGCCGGCAAGCCGGCTCCCACCAACAGTACAGCGCTTATCGATAGGATAAAAAAAGCCAGGCTCGAGGCCTGGCTTGTGTGCGTCCATCCGAAGCGCCTGGGCGACTCAGAACGGCAGCTTCATGCCTGGAGGCAGTTGCATGCCGGCGGTCATGCCGGACATTTTTTCCTGGCTGTTGGACTCGATCTTGCGCACGGCGTCGTTGACCGCCGCGGCAAACAGGTCTTCCAGCACTTCACGGTCATCTTCGCTGACGCCTTCGAGCAGGCTCGGATCGATGCTCACGCGCTTGATGTCGTGACGACCGGTCATCACCACAGTGACCATGTCGCCGCCGGCCTTGCCGGTGACTTCAGCGTTGGCCAGTTCTTCCTGCATCTTGGCCATTTTTTCCTGCATCTGCTGTGCCTGCTTCATCAGGCCGGCCATGCCACCTTTCATCATGGGAATTACCTCAAAGTACGGGGATGGAAACAGCGCCCGGCCCGCGGCCCGGCGCCCTTTAAGCAATCAACCCTGCGCGGCCGGGGCCTCGACAGGTTCAATAGTATCGTGGCGCACCAGTGCGCCGAACTCCTGGACCATCTGCTGGATGAACGGATCGCCGTGAATCGACTCCTCCGCCTCGCGCTGACGGTCGGCGCGACGCCGCGAAGCCGCCTGGGCTGGGGTTTCCTGCTCGGGCTTGATCAGCTCGATGGCCAGGGTCAGGGTGCGGCCATGGTACTGGTTCAACGCATCGTTGAGGCGACGCTGCTGCGTGGCGTTGAACAAGGCACTGTGGGCCGGGTCCAGGTGCAGCAGCCAATTGTCGCCGTCCACAGCCATCAAGGTGCAGTTGGCGGCGATGCTACCGGTCATGCCGGAAATCGGCAGCTTCGGAAACAGTTCCAGCCACTCCAGGGCCAGGCCGGTGGCCGGCTTGGCGGCGGGCTCCGGCTCAGGTTCCGGGGCCGGTTCGGCAGCATGTTCACTGGCCAGTTCGTCGAGGTAGCTGTAGGCCGAATCCATGTCCGGCTCGATGTAGTCCTCGTCCAGCGGCGGCTCGTCATCCAGGTCGATTCCGGGCGTGGCGGCATCGACTTCGGCCACACTCGGCTCGGGCACCGGCGCACTGACCCACTCCGGTGCGTCCGGCACCACGCTGTCCGGCGCGGGAGTCGGCATCGGCGTCAGCTCCGGCTGTTCGGCCACCACGTCCAGCAACGGCTCCACAGCCGCCTGCTGCTCGGCCGGCGGTTCTACCGGATCATTCCAGGGCAGGTCGATCACTTCTTCAACGACCACCGACTCTGGTTCAACCACCAGCGCTTCGGCCACCGCTGGCACGACAGGCGCGGCAGCGACCACTGGCGCAGGAGTTGGCGCACCAGCCGCAACCGGCGCGCTGGCCATCGGAGCAACGGCAGCCACAGGCACAGCAGGAGCGGGTACCGCCACGGCTTGGGCGGAATCAACTGTGGCCTGGTTGATCCCCACTGGCTTTAGCGGCTGTCTCGGCGCATCCGCCGTATCCGCCGGGCGGAAGGCCAGCATCCGCAGCAGGACCATCTCGAAGCCCCCGCGCGGGTCCGGCGCCAAAGGCAGGTCGCGGCGACCGATCAGGCCCATCTGGTAATAGAACTGCACGTCTTCGGCCGGCAGCGCCTGGGCCAGGGCCAACACCCGATCGCGGTCGCCATGCCCGTTATCGACGCCTTCCGGCAAGGCCTGGGCGATCGCTACCCGGTGCAGCACGTTGAGAATTTCCGAAAGCACGCCGTTCCAGTCCGGGCCTTGCTCCGCCAGATGCCGTACCGCTTCCAGCAGCGCCTTGGCATCGCCGTTGATCAAGGCATGCAGCACGTCGTAGACCTGGCCGTGATCGAGAGTGCCGAGCATGGCCCGCACATCGGCGGCCATGACCTTGCCCTCACCGAAGGCGATGGCCTGGTCGGTCAGGCTCATGGCGTCGCGCATCGAGCCATCGGCGGCGCGGCCCAGCAGCCACAGCGCATCGTCCTCGAACGGCACGTTCTCCACACCCAGCACATGGCTGAGGTGCTCGACCACTCGCTCGGGGGTCATGTTTTTCAGGGAGAACTGCAGGCAACGCGACAGAATGGTCGCCGGCAGCTTCTGCGGGTCGGTGGTCGCCAGGATGAACTTGACGTAGGGCGGCGGCTCTTCGAGGGTCTTGAGCAGGGCGTTGAACGAGTGACTGGAAAGCATGTGCACTTCGTCGATCAGATAGACCTTGAAGCGCCCGCGGCTCGGTGCGTACTGCACGTTGTCCAGCAGTTCGCGGGTGTCCTCGACCTTGGTCCGGCTCGCGGCGTCGATCTCGATCAGGTCGACGAAGCGCCCCTCATCGATCTCGCAGCACACCGAGCAGGTGCCGCACGGCGTGGAAGTGATGCCTGTTTCACAGTTCAGGCATTTGGCAATGATCCGCGCGATGGTGGTCTTGCCCACCCCGCGGGTGCCGGTAAACAGATAGGCGTGGTGCAGCCGCTGGCTGTCCAAGGCATTGATCAGAGCCTTGAGCACATGGGTCTGGCCGACCATTTCGCGGAACGAGCGCGGACGCCATTTACGTGCAAGAACCTGATAACTCATCGAAAACCGTCGCAACTGGAAAGCGGAAGCCGGTAATGCTAGCGGAGCAAGGGCGAAATTGCATCCGGCGCGCTTGTCTAATCTGTCTAAACTGCATTTTGCCAAGGATGGCTCGGCCGTTTGGAACCGTGGGAGAGCGTATGCGTTTGACTTGGGGCGCCCTACTGCTGTTGAGCGCCAGTCTGGAAGCCGCCGAAGCGCCTTTACGCTTTGTCATAGCCGATAGCTGGGCCATGCCAACCATCGACATCGAGGGCGAGCAACCCACCGCCGGCATCCTTTACGACACCATGAACAGCCTGGCCCGACACCTGGACACCCGCGCCGAGTTTCACGTCCTGGCCCGGGCCCGGGTACAGAACGCCATGGATCAGGGCGAGGTCGACATCCGCTGCTTCGCCGCCCAGGCCTGGCTGCCGAACCTGTCAGGGGACTACCTGTGGAGCGTGCCTCTGTTCGTGCAACGCAACCTGCTGGTGAGCGACCGCCCCTATCCGGCACCGCTCAACCCTCAGGATTTGCCCACGCAGCACATCGGCACCGTGCTGAGCTACACCTACACCGCCCTGCAACCGCTGTTCGACAGTGCCCGGC
Protein-coding sequences here:
- a CDS encoding YbaB/EbfC family nucleoid-associated protein, with product MMKGGMAGLMKQAQQMQEKMAKMQEELANAEVTGKAGGDMVTVVMTGRHDIKRVSIDPSLLEGVSEDDREVLEDLFAAAVNDAVRKIESNSQEKMSGMTAGMQLPPGMKLPF
- the dnaX gene encoding DNA polymerase III subunit gamma/tau, translated to MSYQVLARKWRPRSFREMVGQTHVLKALINALDSQRLHHAYLFTGTRGVGKTTIARIIAKCLNCETGITSTPCGTCSVCCEIDEGRFVDLIEIDAASRTKVEDTRELLDNVQYAPSRGRFKVYLIDEVHMLSSHSFNALLKTLEEPPPYVKFILATTDPQKLPATILSRCLQFSLKNMTPERVVEHLSHVLGVENVPFEDDALWLLGRAADGSMRDAMSLTDQAIAFGEGKVMAADVRAMLGTLDHGQVYDVLHALINGDAKALLEAVRHLAEQGPDWNGVLSEILNVLHRVAIAQALPEGVDNGHGDRDRVLALAQALPAEDVQFYYQMGLIGRRDLPLAPDPRGGFEMVLLRMLAFRPADTADAPRQPLKPVGINQATVDSAQAVAVPAPAVPVAAVAPMASAPVAAGAPTPAPVVAAAPVVPAVAEALVVEPESVVVEEVIDLPWNDPVEPPAEQQAAVEPLLDVVAEQPELTPMPTPAPDSVVPDAPEWVSAPVPEPSVAEVDAATPGIDLDDEPPLDEDYIEPDMDSAYSYLDELASEHAAEPAPEPEPEPAAKPATGLALEWLELFPKLPISGMTGSIAANCTLMAVDGDNWLLHLDPAHSALFNATQQRRLNDALNQYHGRTLTLAIELIKPEQETPAQAASRRRADRQREAEESIHGDPFIQQMVQEFGALVRHDTIEPVEAPAAQG
- a CDS encoding substrate-binding periplasmic protein, which encodes MRLTWGALLLLSASLEAAEAPLRFVIADSWAMPTIDIEGEQPTAGILYDTMNSLARHLDTRAEFHVLARARVQNAMDQGEVDIRCFAAQAWLPNLSGDYLWSVPLFVQRNLLVSDRPYPAPLNPQDLPTQHIGTVLSYTYTALQPLFDSARLIRDDARNEEQVLQKLQVGRYHYAIASQWTLDWFNKTQASGKPLYRVARLQEQAVGCYVRNDPTVPARRILRALLQMKMSGEIDAIVQRYVEPPSSTSTSDATAP